TAACAGAAAGAATGTGGagatgaaagaggagaggaaatagGAGAGGAaataggagaggaaagaggaggtagAGAAGAGATAAGACAGCTAGCTGCTGCACTGAGGGGGCTTCTGTTGTCATTGTATCAAGTTACCTACgatgtgtgattgtgtgcatGAGTGTTTGTGCATTCGTCAGTGACTGCCTGTGAGAATTCCTCTGTGTTCTGTCTACCTGAGTTCATGGTCCAGTGATGTTGCTGACTGAGCCAGGCTGGACTCCACCATACATGGCGCCTCCAGGACTGGAGCAGTGTGACagggtctggggtctggggtctggAGCAGTGTGACAGGGTCTGGGGTCTGGGGACTGGAGCAGTGTaacagggtctggggactggagcagtgtgacagggtctggggactggagCATTGTGACagggtctggggtctggggtctggAGCAATATGACAGGTTCTGGGGACTGGAGCAGTGTGACAGGGTCTGGGGTCTGGGGACTGGAGCAGTGTGACAGGGTCTGGGGTCTGGGGACTGGAGCAGTGTGACAGGGTCTGGGGTCTGGAGACTGGAGCAGTGtgacagggtctggggactggagcagtgtgacagggtctggggactggggTCTGGAGTAGTGtgacagggtctggggactggggactggagcagtgtgacagggtctggggtctggggactggagcagtgtgacagggtctggggactggggTCTGGAGCAGTGtgacagggtctggggactggagcagtgtgacagggtctggggtctggggactggagcagtgtgacagggtctggggtctggggtctggAGCAGTGTGACaggttctggggtctggggtctggAGCAGTGTGACAGGTTCTGGGGACTGGAGTAGTGTGACaggttctggggtctggggtctggAGCAGTGTGACAGGTTCTGGGGACTGGAGCAGTGtgacagggtctggggactggagCAGTGTGACAGGGTCTGGGGTCTGGAGCAGTGtgacagggtctggggactggagcagtgtgacagggtctggggtctggggtctggGGACTGGAGCAGTGTGACGGGGTCTGGGGACTGGAGCAGTGTGACGGGGTCTGGGGTCTGGGGACTGGAGCAGTGTGACagggtctggggtctggggtctggagcagtgtgacagggtctggggtctggggtctggagcagtgtgacagggtctggggtctggggtctggggactggggactggagtagtgtgacagggtctggggtctggggactggagcagtgtgacagggtctggggtctggggactggagcagtgtgacagggtctggggtctggggtctggagcagtgtgacagggtctggggtctggggtctggAGTAGTGTGACAGGGTCTGGTGTCTGGAGCAGTGTGACAGGGTCTGGGGTCTGGAGCAGtgtgtcagggtctggggactggagcagtgtgacagggtctggggactggagcagtgtgacagggtctggggactggagCAGTGTGTCAGGGTCTGGGGTCTGGAGCAGTGTGACagggtctggggtctggggtctggAGCAGTGTGACAGGGTCTGGGGTCTGGAGCAGTGTGACAGGTTCTGGGGACTGGAGCAGTGTGACAGGGTCTGGGGTCTGGGGACTGGAGCAGTGTGACagggtctggggtctggggtctggAGCAGTGTGTCAGGGTCTGGGGTCTGGAGCAGTGtgacagggtctggggactggagcagtgtgacagggtctggggtctggggtctggAGCAGTGTGACAGGGTCTGGGGTCTGGAGCAGTGTGACAGGTTCTGGGGACTGGAGCAGTGTGACagggtctggggtctggggtctggAGCAGTGTGTCAGGGTCTGGGGTCTGGAGCAGTGTGACagggtctggggtctggggtctggAGCAGTGTGTCAGGGTCTGGGGAGGGACACTGTCTCAGGCCAGTAACAATGGGGGTATCAGGGGAAGAGGTTCCAAAGGCAAGTGTGAGGGTAACTCCAACGACTATTCTCTATACTCTGCTCCTCATAGTCCTAGCTCACTGGGCAATTATCTTCATCAGAGGACCTGAGTCCTACTTCACTGAGCTATATGTTTTCATGAGAGCCTCAGTGGACTAACAGATGTGGgacaaatcattttctctacaCATCTCTAAACAAATGTCTCTATTAAGATATTAGTTATATATGCGGTCAGTGATGTGAACATTTA
The sequence above is drawn from the Salmo salar chromosome ssa05, Ssal_v3.1, whole genome shotgun sequence genome and encodes:
- the LOC123743235 gene encoding extensin-like; this encodes MTSEKLKMDHRKRNAPTGLKNPPPAQSPDPVTLLQTPDPDTLLQTPDPRPCHTAPVPRPQTLSHCSSPQNLSHCSRPQTLSHCSRPQTPDPVTLLQTPDPDTLLQSPDPSPDPVTLLQTPDPVTLLQSPDPVTLLQSPEPVTLLQTPDPRTCHTTPVPRTCHTAPDPRPQNLSHCSRPQTPDPSPVPRPCHTTPDPSPQTLSHCSSPQTLSHCSSLQTPDPVTLLQSPDPRPCHTAPVPRPQTLSHCSSPQNLSYCSRPQTPDPVTMLQSPDPVTLLQSPDPVTLLQSPDPRPCHTAPDPRPQTLSHCSSPGGAMYGGVQPGSVSNITGP